The genome window TTCGATACTCTCATTCACTATTTGTAGTAGAGCTTGCACATCGTTTTCTGTAAGGGTTAATGGTGGTGAAATTACTATAAGGTTAACTATTGGGCGAATGACTAAACCACGCTCCATACACTTAGTGAACACTCTGCTGGCAACATTTAATGGTTCTTTAGTGTCTTTATTGCTAACCAGATCAATGCCAAGCATAAAGCCTTTGCCGCGGACATCACCAACAATTGGATTTGTTAATAATTCTTTTGCGCCATCTTGCAAAACAGGGCCAAGGTTGCGAACATTTTCTAAAATATTTTCTTCTTCAATAATTTCAAAGTTTTTTAATGCCGCCGCACACGCGGTTGCATGACCAGAATAGGTGAATCCTAAAGAAAGCACGCCACCATCACTTTGCGGTTTACTGATAACGTCATAAATGTCGCTAGATAAAATTGCCGCACCAAGTGGTACATAGCCAGAGTTTATGCCTTTAGCTACAATTAAAATATCAGGTTGGTAATCAAAAATTTCTTTAGACGCAACCCATTCACCTAAGCGTCCAAATGCGGTGACTACTTCATCAGCAATAAACAGTACGTCGTGCTTTTTACAAATCTCCCAACAACGACGATGATAACCTTCAGGTGCAACTAATACTCCGCCAGCTCCCATTATAGGCTCAGCAATAAACGCGGCTACATTATCGGCACCTAATTGTTGAATTCTATTTTCTAATTCAGCCGCTAAAAAGTTGCAATATTCTTGTTCAGTTAAGTTTTCAGCACCAGCTGGTCTTCTGTACATATCAGCAGCTGAAATATGGCTAACTAAATCTTGAGCAATTTGATCAAAGCAATCTTTAGTGCCATGAATGCCAGTTAAATTGGCGGCAAAATAAGTTGAACCATGATAACCATAATTACGGGAAATGATTTTTTTCTTATTCGGCTTGCCCCTTAAATTGTTGTAGTAATGCACTAATCTAAGAGCGATATCGTTGGCTGTAGAACCTCCACATGTATAAAATACATGGTTAAGGTTACCTGGTGAAATCTCAGCAAGCTTACTTGCTAATTCCGCCGCTGGCTCATTGGTAGTATGACCAAAAGGATTATAGTATTGCATTTTGGTGATTTGTTGATGGATTGCATCAGCCATATCTTTTCGACCATGACCAATATTTGCACACCAAAGACCAGCAATACCATCGAGCATTTTATGGCCATTAGAATCATAGATATAGTTACCATCAGCTTTAGAAATTACTTGGCTACCTTCGTCTTTGAATGTTGCGTAATCTGTATATGGGTGGATAAAGTGTTCTTTATCTTTTTTCCAAAAGTGATTGTTACTAGTTGTATTCATGTTGATTCTCCTCGCATTCTTAATAGCCCTATAAAATCATATTAAGCAAAGTTTATGTATCACCCTTCGGGGGTAATGGCCTTGCTTTTATCAATTAAATTTTGCAAAGTAGGAGAATATAAACATTAAAGGGTGCAACAGTGTCACAAATTAATTCTCCATTAGAAAAATGGTCTAATTCATTGGCTAATTTGATTGAAAATATTGGCACACAGGAGTTTTACCCATTTCTTTCTGATGTGTTAGAAAGCATCTCGCCTTTTGATGACATGGTTGTGATTGCATACCCTGAAAGTCAAAAGCCATTTTTAGTATTTCATGATTTAGCCGACAAACATAAGCAGACAACCCTAAACTTATATTTTAGTGGTGGTTATTTCCTCGACCCTTTCTATAACCTACAGTCTAACGTTGCTGAGGAGGGCATATATCATTTGTCAGATTTGGCGCCGGATGAGTTTAGTGAGTCTGAATATTTTAAAAACTACTATGCGGGCACTGAGCTAAAAGATGAGTTGGGATTTTTATTGAATTATGATCAACAATGCAAAGTCATTCTGTCATTGGGTGTCCGTAATAAAGATAACGTAGTGACCGAGCAAGATATCTCCAGATTAAAAAACACATTTAAAATTGTTAAGGCGCTTTGTCACCAGCATTGGCAGCGGGTTAGCCTGCCATTTCCAAACACGGAAGGACAATATGAAGGTGAAATGGGGTTGCAGTTGAGTAAAGCTTTCAAAAATTTCGCTACTGATTTT of Thalassotalea fonticola contains these proteins:
- a CDS encoding aminotransferase; protein product: MNTTSNNHFWKKDKEHFIHPYTDYATFKDEGSQVISKADGNYIYDSNGHKMLDGIAGLWCANIGHGRKDMADAIHQQITKMQYYNPFGHTTNEPAAELASKLAEISPGNLNHVFYTCGGSTANDIALRLVHYYNNLRGKPNKKKIISRNYGYHGSTYFAANLTGIHGTKDCFDQIAQDLVSHISAADMYRRPAGAENLTEQEYCNFLAAELENRIQQLGADNVAAFIAEPIMGAGGVLVAPEGYHRRCWEICKKHDVLFIADEVVTAFGRLGEWVASKEIFDYQPDILIVAKGINSGYVPLGAAILSSDIYDVISKPQSDGGVLSLGFTYSGHATACAAALKNFEIIEEENILENVRNLGPVLQDGAKELLTNPIVGDVRGKGFMLGIDLVSNKDTKEPLNVASRVFTKCMERGLVIRPIVNLIVISPPLTLTENDVQALLQIVNESIEEVYQEVSAEGLV
- a CDS encoding helix-turn-helix transcriptional regulator; this encodes MSQINSPLEKWSNSLANLIENIGTQEFYPFLSDVLESISPFDDMVVIAYPESQKPFLVFHDLADKHKQTTLNLYFSGGYFLDPFYNLQSNVAEEGIYHLSDLAPDEFSESEYFKNYYAGTELKDELGFLLNYDQQCKVILSLGVRNKDNVVTEQDISRLKNTFKIVKALCHQHWQRVSLPFPNTEGQYEGEMGLQLSKAFKNFATDFLSERECEIVRLILKGYSSKSIAELLGISPDTVKVHRKHIHLKLEVSSQAELFSLFLSSLSLTEIGSDVDPLTLYFQ